A single window of Candidatus Binatia bacterium DNA harbors:
- a CDS encoding alpha/beta hydrolase, translated as MTYDPFARGIYPVGVRTLEATDSARGNRALPIEVWYPATDAHAGQDLADATRDHYDVMPGFPPVWQAAVRDAAARDARWPLVAFSHGFGGHRRQSTFLCTHLASHGYVVAAVDHTGNTVLDILQLMISLQAGGAMPHTHTMLEEFIGLRPVDIAFMIDRVATDVAGQVDLSRIGMTGHSFGGWTTLTYTARDPRVCAALPLAPAGGATPLPADALRDSVELRWGRPVPTLYLVADRDTLLPLDGMRGLYARTAAPKRMVVLRNADHMHFCDRVEEVHELFRSMPPPGEFAQLAQLVPPIGELCSGEDAYLYVRGLGLAHMDAHLKNNEQAAALVAGDIAATLAARGVAVSVE; from the coding sequence ATGACGTACGATCCCTTTGCCCGTGGCATTTATCCCGTTGGCGTTCGCACCCTCGAGGCGACCGACAGCGCGCGCGGTAACCGGGCGCTGCCGATCGAGGTGTGGTATCCGGCAACCGACGCGCATGCCGGCCAGGACCTGGCTGACGCAACGCGTGACCACTACGACGTGATGCCGGGCTTCCCGCCGGTGTGGCAGGCCGCCGTGCGCGACGCTGCGGCGCGCGACGCCCGCTGGCCGCTGGTCGCGTTCTCGCACGGCTTCGGCGGTCACCGGCGCCAATCGACGTTTCTGTGCACCCATCTTGCGAGCCACGGCTACGTCGTGGCGGCAGTCGATCACACCGGCAACACGGTGCTCGACATCCTCCAACTGATGATCTCGTTGCAGGCCGGGGGGGCCATGCCGCACACCCACACGATGCTCGAGGAGTTCATCGGCCTGCGCCCCGTCGATATCGCCTTCATGATCGACCGCGTCGCGACGGATGTGGCGGGCCAGGTCGATCTCTCGCGCATCGGGATGACGGGGCACAGTTTCGGCGGCTGGACGACCCTCACGTACACCGCACGGGATCCGCGCGTCTGCGCGGCGTTGCCCCTGGCGCCGGCCGGCGGTGCAACGCCGCTGCCGGCGGACGCGCTGCGGGACAGTGTCGAACTGCGTTGGGGACGGCCCGTGCCGACCTTGTACCTCGTGGCTGACCGGGACACGCTGTTGCCACTCGACGGAATGCGCGGGCTCTACGCCCGGACCGCGGCGCCCAAGCGCATGGTGGTCCTCCGCAACGCCGACCACATGCACTTCTGCGACCGCGTGGAAGAGGTCCACGAGTTGTTCCGCTCCATGCCGCCCCCGGGGGAGTTTGCGCAGTTGGCGCAGTTGGTGCCGCCGATCGGCGAACTCTGCTCCGGCGAGGACGCGTACCTATACGTTCGCGGCCTCGGTTTGGCCCACATGGACGCCCATCTCAAGAACAACGAACAGGCTGCCGCGCTGGTCGCCGGCGATATAGCAGCAACGCTCGCCGCACGCGGGGTCGCGGTGTCCGTGGAGTGA
- a CDS encoding PEP-CTERM sorting domain-containing protein, translated as MTGLLTRLLAPLAVATLVLVGGRPAGAVPIDFESLVDLEVVTGQFAGQGVTFGNTIALVDGSIGGSLNEVEFPPQSGWTVVSDDGGPMTLVFGTAVGVVSGYFTYNTALTLEAFSDTAGTISIGSISSLYNSNTAVSGDPGSSPNEFLQLLGLGPIGSVRITGAPTGGSFTMDDLSVDPVPEPGTLILVGSGLAAVWRVRRGRRSS; from the coding sequence ATGACTGGACTGCTGACGCGATTACTGGCTCCGCTTGCCGTGGCAACGCTCGTGTTGGTGGGGGGACGGCCCGCCGGCGCGGTCCCGATCGATTTCGAGTCGCTGGTCGATCTGGAGGTGGTAACCGGCCAATTCGCCGGGCAAGGGGTGACGTTCGGCAACACGATTGCCCTGGTGGACGGTTCGATCGGTGGCTCGTTGAACGAAGTCGAATTCCCGCCGCAGTCCGGCTGGACGGTCGTGTCCGACGATGGCGGTCCGATGACGCTGGTGTTTGGGACGGCGGTAGGGGTGGTTTCCGGCTACTTCACGTATAATACCGCGCTGACTCTCGAAGCCTTCAGCGATACGGCGGGAACGATATCGATCGGTAGCATAAGCTCTCTGTACAACAGCAACACGGCGGTAAGCGGCGACCCAGGGTCGAGTCCAAACGAATTTCTCCAGCTCCTGGGCCTCGGACCGATAGGAAGCGTGCGGATTACCGGCGCACCGACCGGTGGGTCGTTCACGATGGACGATCTCAGCGTCGATCCCGTGCCCGAGCCGGGTACACTTATTCTCGTCGGCAGCGGCCTTGCAGCGGTGTGGCGAGTCCGACGGGGCCGGCGATCTAGTTGA